tcggccgctgggccctatgggagtgtcccctcttgttaaattcctttctctatggttccagattaatccctgatgcccgcgggtcttccagaaagttctagacaattcgcgttggtcatacaagcagataacataagcgtcggtgaaaacaggcaacggaaagaagcatcgataacgttctagaaacttccgatacaggcgcgtcctgcgccgagcgataacgtttaacatttgttagccggtagaaagcggccgccggtgaaagataaacgtgtatacgtgtcaatacgaaCACCGAAACGTGTAAGTGTAACCCAGACGTCAAATCAGAATCAAAGCACTGGCACGTCACTATCCTCTCTTTACACTTCTAGTCTTAGCAATAGTCTAATTTTTAATGTGTGGACTGTTTTACTATTGTGTTCTCGTtgtgtacagtctgtttcacacttaggggaaatctcgtaGCGCATTGCATcccgatgcggcgagcgctggagtcgggtgccggaagtagctcgcgctggcgcagacggtcgaggtgCGTTATCGTGAACggcgtcgactgctacggcggcgggCGCTTgccgcatcgtcgggaagcgtgctaatgtcaagggcagttcatcgttactgcgggaaCTGAGCCGATAATGTTATTTAAACGTTATGCGCACATTTTTGTGTCTCCttcttgtcgctgcgtattacggtagcacacggagtgaagaaatatgcgtgcacgcactcagtacctcggcctttcgaaagaacaaacgaagcgtgctgtcaaaagaagtgtgtagaaccccatttttgccaatgaaggctcagaggtAGGCGTCGGACAACGTTTAGTTAACACtatcggctcagtgcccgcagtaacgatgagCGGCCCTTGACAGTATAGCACGCTTctcgacgatgcggccagcgcgcgctgccgtagcagtcgacgcggttcaagataacgcgcctctaccgtctgcgcctgcgcgagctacttccggcaaccgactccagcgctcgccgcatcgcaatgcaatgcgctccgagatttcccctaagtgtgaaacagactgtacctGCATTCACAAAGGCAGTTGCATCATGCCTTACCATTAATTAACCTCTTTATCCCTTTGACAGTTATTTGACTAGTCCTACTGCACCAAATATTGGTCTCATTCTTCCACAGAACAAGTAATTCCAATGTGCAATGGCGATTCAGCGTTTCCCAGGGGgtgctgcaaaaatggtgctaaaaagcgccctcaatccgaaactgggtagtaccaagctgggtcgtctgcttcggaaagcacgtttaaaATATAGACCcaccactttcggttgtgttgtaccacggcttgcagcgaatatagggcgccgaagattttttcaggggtggcacgctccgtaaaggcaagaaattgtGCAACGACGAATgggtgtacgccgttcaagaaataagcggcgaagttttagcgcggtgtcaatcgcaaatgaagcgagtcacgtacagatagaatcacacttgtctagagcagtcgagcggccgactgcgggctgcaacagcgccgcgaaccggcagtcgctgggttcgagatatgttggatgcaagcgccaaaagcctgcacGCGGCATGTGCACTTGCGGCCTATCTGCGATGTCAGCCTGTAAATTTGATCATGACAGATAGTCAgttatcttactttttttttcttctccttttttttgttttttgcttgctgtcgctTGTGGAACGGCCGCTGTCCGTGATAAGCGTGGATGTGCAACAGAATGCATGCACTGGCTCTGAGAACTACACATGATTAAAGataaaaaatggcaatgattcaTCGGCGTCTCGGTGAATGGTGACGTCAACGCCAATTGGTACATGAAGTGATAGACGCAAACGACGACTGACGCGAAGTAAAACGCATTTTTTGCTATGTTATCAGCTGCGGCGCCGGCTGCACGCGACGAAGCAGGCAGCGAATAAGCGCAGATCTCGCCCACCCACGTTCGTAAAAAAATCTACAGGCCGATAACAGAAATGGCCGCGAGAAGCCATGCCGCatgcaggcttttggcgcttgaatccaacatatctcgaacccagcgactaccggtaagcggcgcttctgcagtccgcagccggccgctcgactgctctagacaagtgtgattctatctgtacgaagttgaacttcaggtaaggtttgcacgccgctagattcaggtgcacaaacgcgacgaaatgcttgctataaatgaattcacagcagcgataagcagacatcatgtgtacagaactgctcgagcgcacgacggtgcgcgccgcgacggcagcagtctttcagcttgccgcgatgtacgaactgctcgagcgcacgatcgtacacGCGGCGACGGCCCCGCTCCTTCAGCATGCCTAGAAACGGCGGGCCTCACGCAATATTTGTTGACagcatgccgctaaacaagtactcatgcctgcgctgtattaacggccatctgtccctttagcaactgataaataactgatgcaatacATATGAggtcgcagtaacgtactacgtgcgaatcgtGCTGCAACGCgagctcgtgcactgctcgcttgatgcaGCTTTTAATGatagcgctcgaacatcgatgtgctgtaatcaatactgccttgctgcgctgcctcaacgtgctggcttgaggtcaaggatgagcacgtTTAACTCTCAAatctgtgctgctcatagtggggtaatgaagttatccagcgcgcccgacgcttcgcttcgtgaggccttgaaagaaaatggtagaatctgatgttgggattcaggctttcttgctcgtggcagctcacgacgcagcagtaacgacggtgacgctttttcgcggctgagctaggtctctccgaaTCGGcatcgccgattccttctgcttccaacattacgtcccacggcacacggagagtccttttttgttaaactaggctgcggccagctcgcagcgtggtcggcgtggtcactgagaagtgacgagccttttcgcacttgCAACAGGaccgaaaaaagtgcgaatcaacgtaaaactcgggctagaaacgtgcttcgccacagccagtgctcaatactacccaaggtGGTACTACCCAAATATAACTTCTCTCGCCGttaccaggcgccgctactatacctcaaactccagcgcaagacgcccatagttATACTCCATTACCACGTTCCTCCCTGATGAATGAAAagaagttcattcattcattcattcattcattcattcattcattcgactTTGCAGAGACTTCTTTATTCGATTCGAAAATATTCGTACAAGATCATTATCCACTTTTTGCTCAAACTTCACTATTTATTTGCACATTCCAAATAAAATGACTGTGTGCTAACAATTTCTATTGCATACTGTGGCCTCTACAGGGCCTAAAATACACCTTTAGGTACCTTTTTGGGTGCTTACTATAACCTTTTTAGAGGCTAATATCCAATCTCTATCCATAACTTCTAGGTTTCTAGAAAATGCACTCTGTTCAGATGTCTTTAAGCTAGAAGTAACGTGCCATGGACGCCTTATTAACGGAGTGTATTTTTTGATGGCCTTTTTGTTTTAACACATCTGTGAGTGCCTTAGCTTTAACGCACATTACTTCACAGCAAAAACATCTTTTGTTGGCTAAAAGGACTTTAAAGATTAAACATTTGATTGACCTGACTTCTTGCAGGACCACAAAGAGGTGTGTGCTGCATTTAACGAGGCATACCGCGTGCCCATGGACTTGGTGAACGCATGCCCCAATATGCCGCTGTAGTCAAGTTCATAACAGAAGACTTTTGAAAGTTGAACACCAGCAGCGGTGTGTTTGAATACATTTTGAGGCAGAAGGCCATAAGAAGGGCTATGAGGCACGGCAAAAAAATTCGGGTACAGCCGACAAGCTTGGCAAGGCGCCGACCGGGCCTACCGAGAGGTTCAGACGCATTCCTGCCGGCCGACCGAGAACAGCTGGTAAAATCAGGAAGATAAAACGTGGGCATGTGCTCAGCCAAAGTGTGCGGGATGACGTGCCTGGGGCCAAATGCCATTAAGAACTGAAACTAACACAAATCACAAATACTGGATGCCCGAGACATTTGAGAACACTATTTCTTATCGCCATAGACACCACCAGGCTCCTCATATCTACCTAGGCGTgcggcttcttgttggtggactccttatcattcatactgcgCACTTTGTTCAACGATGGAAGGGTACAGATTGAAGCAGGAAATTAAATGCCATGCAGTCCTCGTAGCCTTTGCCGCAcaccacagcgacttggaaattgccacctttctgaacgtaGCGAAGTCGTTCATTTACAAGGTGCAGACAGAACTGAAGTGTTCTGTTGGTGACGAGGCATCTgtggcgaaaaggaaaaaaaagcacagtCAGCGGTCAGACGCTGTCAGAACCCCCGATTTTCTGCGGCggctgcaagtcatcgtgagtgacgacccagggaagtcaatgcggGCCATGCTGCACCGCATAGTATGTGGCGTTCGGGACAAAGACGTAAGACGGCTATTGTTGACCCACAGTTCCCTGTCGTTGAAGGAAGCAGAAGACTTCGCAATTTCTGCTGAGGGCGCTACAGAAAACATGCGGCACATGCGAAAGCTACGCTCCCAGGAGGCAGACAATGAATTTTGTCCGGTCAGCTAGGTCACGTCCGAAGGCGGGCTGTCTCGCGATGAGCACCGGCCTTGCACCTGATGTGGCGCATCCTCACACCAAGCAGATGATTGCCGTCATCTCAGAACAGTGTGCCATCAGTGCCGAAAACACGGCCACTTAGCAGGCGTGTGTAGAGTGTCGGATGAAGGGACTAAGGGCCTAAGGGGAGGCGACAAGCGTACACACTTTCTGAAAGCCCGCAAGATAGTTCCGGGGATTGGAAATCTTTGCACATGCTGATAGTGTATCAAGCGACCAACAGTGCTCACATTAATCCTATTCTTCGCCAGATAAATTGGAACGGATTGCCGCTCACAATGTTGGTAGACACAGGGTCACCTGCGAGTGTGGTTCCGCGGGCAGTGTTCAAGCAACATCGAAGAAAGTGGCCGCGTCTGCAGGCAACCATAATGAAGCTGTCGTGTTTGGAGGGCCGATTTCCTATCGCTGGGAAATTGCAACTCATTGCGACCATGGGTGGCGCGAAAATTCAGGCCAAACTGGTCGTCGTTGATTGTCCGGGACCGCAGCTTTGCGGCCTGACAATATCTGAAGCTTCAATACGTCAGGTATGCCGGTAGTCACTGCAAATGCTGTGGCATGCGTTACAAGCGGGCACTGCTGACAGAAGGTGGGAAACCTTGTTATCGAAGTACGACGGCATCTTCGCTCCGGATCTGTGTTTGTTCCGAGGGCCACCGGTTCACCTGACTCAGAGAAGATGCCAGGCCCCTGTTTTGTAAAGCGCGGACGGTGCCATGCACGCTCAAGGATGGTGTCAGAAGAGATAGATAGGCTTGTCAACGAAGGGCTGTTATCACTGGTGACATCTTCTGAATGGGCTACACCTCTAGTGCCCGTAGTCAAGAAGGATGGGCAGCTGCGGTTGTGCGGTGACTTCCGTCTTACGGTGAATGCTGCCACCCTTAAGGAACAATATCCGCTGCCGTGGGTTGACAATATCGTTGCAAATCTCAATGGTGGAGAAGTTTTCAGCACATTGGATTTGCGGAACGCCTATAATCAGCTACCCCTGGACGAAGACTCGAAGAAGCTAGGCTTTTTCAACATTCACAAGGGCCTTCACTGTTTCAACAGGCTGGCCTTTGGGGTGTCTTCAGCGCCGGCAATCTTCCAGCGACGCATGGAAGCCGTGCTCAGCGAGATTCCCGGAGTGCAGGTATATCTGGATGACATTATTGTAGCCAAAAAGGCACATGACTACAAGATTCAAGAGCAAGTGCTACATCATGCGAGGGAAACACGGCCTGCATTTAAAGTGTGAGAAATGCAACTTCTGGCAAGAGCAAGTTACGTTTCTCAGGCACTGCATTGATAGCAATGGCCTACACCCTAAAAGCGATAACATCACAGCATTGCTCGACGCCTCACCACCCACCTCGGTTGGGGAACTAAAACATTTTTGGCCGTTTCAAATTACTACAGCAAGTTCTTACCACATGCGTCAACTTTACTAGCGCCCTTATACGCATTGTTGGCAAAGGGCGTGAAGTGGTTCTGGGGCAAACAGCAGCAGACTGCTTTTGAAGCAGCCATGAAGGCAGTGAAGAATGCCAAACTTCTGGTGCATTTTGACCCAAACAAGCGACGTCATTAAGAATGTGACGCTAAGCAGTAGGTCTGGGAGCAATGTTGTCGCATCGAGTCGGCAGCATTGCCTACCCTATAGGATTCAGGTCGCGAACCCTAACGAAAGCCGAGAAGAACCAATCCCAGCTAGAGAAGGATGCCCTTGCTCACGTATTCGGCGTCACCATGTTTAGAGACTATCTCTATGGGAATTACTTCGAGCTGGTAACCAACCACAAACCGTTAATGGGACTGTTCAGCCCGGACAAGGAGATTCCACAATGGCAGCTGGCCGCATTCAACGTTGGGCCCTGCTGTAGGGAGGATATCAGTACAGCCTGGTCTATCGTAAGGGATCCGAAAATGTAAACCCCAATGCCTTCAGCCGACTCCCTATTCCTCTGGGACAGCCCGATAAAGAACAGGAAGACACGCCCGAGTATGTATTATACGCAGAGAATGTGAATGTGGCACCCATCAGTGCCAAAGTTGGCGGCTCTAACCATCCGTGACCCTATGTTACAGCAGGTGCGTAAATGGATCCTGCAAGGCTGGCCAACCTACCTAGCAGAGAGAGAGGGGCGGTTCCGTCCGTTCTTTCAGAAAAAAGTGCGAGTTGGCTGTAAGTCATGACCTCATTTACTGGGGACATAGAATAGCCGTGCCGTGCCGTCAGCGGCTGCTAGAGGTCTTTTAAGGCTCCTTCATGGAACACATCCAGGAATGGCTGCAATGAAAAATCTTGCGCGAACCATTTTTTGGTATCCAGGGCTGGATGCCGACATTGAGAGGAGGGTAGGCAAATGTGAGACGTGCACGATCTAGTGTGATGCCTCCTGTGCAGATACCAGCACTGCGGCCAGAAACAGGCCGGAAATGGTATCGCGTTCACATTGACTACGCAGGCCTTGTCAAGGGACACATGTTGCTAGTGGTCGTGGACGCCAAGGCTAGAGGCCATATTGATGCAGAGTACGACTTCTGAATCCACAATGGAAGTGTTTAGGGCAATTTTTGCCAGGTTTGACCAATATTTGCCTGTTCCATACGCTGCTTTCAGACAATTGGCCTCAATTTGTCTCAGCAGAGTTTAACAAGTTCATAAAAATTAACGGGATCAACCATGTGACGACGGCAACTTACCACCCGCAGTCGAATAGCCTGGCAGAACGCGCGGTCCGTACGATGAAGGAACGCCTTTGAAAAGCTCAAGCGGACAGCCTCGTTAACTGTCTCAATTGGTTTTTATTCCATTACCGACGGACACCTATCAAGGCTGGGAAGTCTCTGTGATAATATATGGTACGCAGGAGTGGGAAACAtaaacatatgaagacagtgcgccgtgcggtggcgaagaggccACCGACTCTTGCCAAATACCCGTGAGTGGTATTGTactttaaggtcatcatcatcatcgacttCGATTTGTGAGCATCGACAGTGACCTCGAAAAgcctcgaaaagcgtggctcgagggagcgtggcccgtggcgtgtgCAGcacgcgaggttcggcgttcgacggcagagcttcctcgctgggcgtccggcccataggagctttTGCCACCCACGTCACTAAGCCTGCACCCGAATCAACGCTGTCACCAGATGAGAGGCCACCTCGTCGGGTTCTTCCGCTGGGAAACTGCttcaggagggctggcggtcctgagccagGCTGaacgagcgttcgggtgagcagCCACAGGACTACttagcctagagcactgcacgggctcgggcttacccgaaagcccgcgcccggccctgcccgtgggccgggtcgggctgggtagggcagttctttcacgggctcaggccgggctcgggcacggcgtgtgcttttcgacccgggcccgggccgggctcggactttctggtggtgtgcatgtaacgtgcagcgagttatcctcgcgcgtctcgattctgaaaaacctgttgccccggcgcagctggatgctagcagtgctactcttgtgtacttcccttttcttcttccgtcgtattttgcactgtttgaacagaatgtaaaagtccagaaaaaCCAAAGTCGCCTCAACCCAAtagatgccattgtattccttacctaaatcaatgcacgtaattaatgctttcggcatggtgtaagcgcgttcgcgacttgctgattcttcaaaggcgaattggtaaaacgatgactggtaagataagataattcgtcacgcgacTGAAATACCGCACTGCGTCCATCCACGATTGCACGCATgctctcaaccggccgcctagcaacAGCGCATTACGCTGTACCATTGAGGAACGACaatctttctttctccatttactccatccatacgctgcgctcacgaccggtcgtggttgcgcttcggctagagtgtactagaatacggttgagtgggacgagcggctggggcggcgcatatgctttgcagtgaggtgcccgatgtggaaaaacactgtggcggcgctgcgatacaAGTGGATTGGGCGGCATcgaggtcgcgccgttggaaactgctggcgatagtGCTTGGCAGGGTCATTAGTACTACTTTGCGCACTATTTGCCTTCAGaacgctcaaatggtgttcataattgcatgtgacatgtatttatgccttaagaataagttcctttcattctcttctttattttgaaagcgaagctttgtacctctaccagccaagcgttctgtcgtgtccgtcgttgtaatcaaaaaacgatcccgacgaaccgctaagaattgcaggtatagcagtatagcttacttgaattcaggcattcagcgtacaactaagcactcgttttcacaagaaaaaccacaaaaacaagcttcaaagtgctgagccaacatgatggatgataagggctgcgggcaaacaacggaaacaggctcggcgcggtccgtaagattagattgcagctgttgcaaagcttatgtagctgcttgaaagagggttgacgtcactCGAAACCcatccagcctagtaactgcttcggttcattttctagactaccccactatggggtagtctagtagtgtatatcacaccgatcataaagcagtagtgaacattgttgtgaagtaaataataataaaggccgtggttaaagttacatTGTAGTGTgagaaatatcaagtgcgccgcagtcaccgtgagggtggcgtaaaaagcttcgctttccaaccaccttcacagggtggattggctgtcggtggtctttttcgggctcgggccgggttcggcccggtttcgagccgggccgggccgcgctcgggcctaaggtaaaggggtgacgggccgggccgggcgggtaacgtagattatttccgggcccgggccgggcccgggtctcgccataaaaattttcgtcgggctcgggcgggcaacccaacgtaaaaacgggccagggccgggcccgggctgagaaaATCGGCCCTTGCAGTGTTCTAACTTAGCCAGCTGTGGACCTGATCCGGTGGGCTGCTGCAGTGTGCTCCCGGGCACAAACCCCGGCGTCGGGAAACCGGGCATGCGGAGGCTCCAGTTCATCGACTGTGGCCCAGGGCCGCCCGAGTTCCACGAGGCTGTCCGACCATGCGGTCCGACACGGCGACACCTGCTTCTGCAAGAACTGTAGGCAGATTACGTTTGACTAATCCATATATATAGCTGCCTGTCCTCTAGCATGCATTTTGGGGAGCTGTCGCGTGTGTGCCGTTTCAATGTGTTAAGtacgtctgatgtgtgtttgtgcttctgccTGCAGCTTTTCTCTCTTTCCGGAGTGATCCTgtacccaataacatcacaatcTCCATCCGAACTGCTGTTGGGTTACCAGCTACGGACCAGGCTTGACTGTTGCCTTCCGCGTGCAGGCGGTGAACTACTATTTGAAGCGCACTCGTCTACCATGCCATTCTTTGCAGGATAGTCAGTGTGGCTCAGAAGTTTCCACTGCTGGTCGAGATGGTTGCCTGGAGTTGTCACGTGCACCCAAGGGGATGTGTCTTCGCCGAACGGCAAACAACGTTAATGTTCCCTACTCTTCGAGTACACGACAATACTGGTGACCACTTGGGCTTCTTAACATCTATAAGTTAAAAACACTTCGACAGGCCAATAGAGGCTCATTGCTTGATCCACAGCAAACCTAACCTTAGCTTCTGTTCAGTTGCACGGCCTGATGCTGTTTAGGAACTCCGATATGTCTCTCGCAGAACTCCTGAAGTTAGAACTAACTATGGGCTTCGGACTTTTATACACTCCATTATAACTTTCTTGAATGACAGAAAAAAGATATCGAAATGCTAATACACGAGATCCAAGTAAAATACTTTACAAAAAAGAGTTACGGATTTATTACTTAGGTCATAACACATATCTTCGACCTACTGTAGTCTTAACGTGGCAGATTACTTACAACATTGCTAGATAACGGTGGTTTACTTATTTATTGTGTTTGGTGTCCTCTTGTTTCTTTTCCCAgctgtaattaaaaaaaatgttatgtcGAAACATTTATATACTGTACAGAATTGTGGATGTTCCTTTTTTGTGCAATTTTAATGTTACCGTAGAAGAAAGCTTTTTGTCTCAAATCATCACCAGGAGGGTAGGCCTCGTCCGGCACACACAATCTTTAGCCCCGCTCCTGATGTGACGATGTATGTTTGGATGCTGTATATGAAATTGAAGAAGAGAATAAACTTGAAACGCCGCCTTCGTACGTCGTCATGCGGACAAACTGCGACTGCGCACCCCCAAGGACTCTAACACGAAGCAGCCAGCTTGCACCACAGTACACGCCACCACTGACCAAACCTTGCCCAAGCCTGCCGGCATGGCGAAGCCCACCCTGgcggaatccccccccccccccgcccgcccgTGAGCCACAGCCGCTTGCCGGTCCACCAGGCAACGACGACCACCTCACAGGCTCAACTGGTCAAAGGGCTGCGATCATGCAAGCGTGTCATCAGCCGACAACAGGAAGTATATCTCATGACGCCAACTTAAATTTTTTAAGGTACTGTCACGCACTGGGTAGAGGGCTCCAGTGGGCGCAAAAGAAAGCAACAAATGAACATAAAGCAGAAGCTTTATTTTGGCAAGCTTGTTCCCGTATGGAAAGCCAATAACAATTCAGCAGTAGTGATGACAGCAAGCGTGCTAGGCAATCATATGAAATCCCGCAGGCCTTCAGCTGCCGTTATTTATCTCGGCGTCATCACACTTTCAGAAGCAGTGCCAGTGATGGGGTAAATTCTAGAACATGACACAATCATCTCTGAGCTTGGACATAAAATAATATGACGGGGGCGCTTCCCTTGAATGAACGAGAGTACTCAAGACATGTGCATGATCTGACTTCACTAGTCCATGATATGACAGCCCACACCAGATGAAGTGGCACTGCCAAGGCTAATGATCAGTACTGGAAAGAAACACACGCAGCAATACTCATTTTAGTGCTTGGACATTGCTTAAAATCTGTCTTACAGAAGCTAGAGGTCATGTGCCACGTGTCACCCACATGGAATAGTATGTGAACACAATGTTAGAAGTAATGTGGCCAATGGAGCCTCATGGTACA
The DNA window shown above is from Dermacentor silvarum isolate Dsil-2018 chromosome 1, BIME_Dsil_1.4, whole genome shotgun sequence and carries:
- the LOC125944162 gene encoding uncharacterized protein K02A2.6-like → MVSEEIDRLVNEGLLSLVTSSEWATPLVPVVKKDGQLRLCGDFRLTVNAATLKEQYPLPWVDNIVANLNGGEVFSTLDLRNAYNQLPLDEDSKKLGFFNIHKGLHCFNRLAFGVSSAPAIFQRRMEAVLSEIPGVQIPALRPETGRKWYRVHIDYAGLVKGHMLLVVVDAKARGHIDAEYDF